GAAGCACTGAGTGAATCCACTGGCCACGACCTTCACCTGGGCCTTGAACCTGAACCACTGGGTTACTTTGAAACCAGTGAAGAATCGGTTGCCTTTTTCGAGCGCTTCCTGGCCTACGCTCCAGACCAAGAGGACTTAATTCTAAGGCGGCTGGGCATCAACTACGACACCTGTCACCTGGCCGTGGAATACGAATCTGCCGAAGAGTCACTGAGTCGACTCATCGAAAACCGTATACGAATCAGCAAGATTCACCTCAGCTCCGCATTGAAGGTGGCCGACTTCTCCGACGAAACCCTGCAAACTTTGGGGAGCTATTGCGAAGAAGTATATCTGCATCAGGTCATAGCCAAGACGGAGGGTGAACCACTCAAACGTTATGAGGACCTGGACCTGGCATTGGACGCACGAGTGATGGGTGATGACAACGCTGGCGAATGGCGTATTCACTTTCACATACCATTACACGCACAACCTACGACCCCGTTGGATTCCACGAGCGATCACATACAGGGAACACTGGATTTTCTGAAGAACCATCCGGAAACTTGCCGGCACTTCGAAATGGAGACCTACACCTGGGAGGTCCTG
This genomic stretch from Opitutia bacterium ISCC 52 harbors:
- the eboE gene encoding metabolite traffic protein EboE, with protein sequence MRFANNSHLAYCTNIHRGSSWTETHDTLERYTLSVRDRVSPDSEYAIGLRLGASAANELSDPATLLEFQKWLDKNNCYVFTINGFPYGDFHGTRVKDQVYRPDWTTQDRLDYTNLLFGLISKIAPAGMEGSVSTLPGSFKRFISKEEEKIAIFDNLLANAQHIEALSESTGHDLHLGLEPEPLGYFETSEESVAFFERFLAYAPDQEDLILRRLGINYDTCHLAVEYESAEESLSRLIENRIRISKIHLSSALKVADFSDETLQTLGSYCEEVYLHQVIAKTEGEPLKRYEDLDLALDARVMGDDNAGEWRIHFHIPLHAQPTTPLDSTSDHIQGTLDFLKNHPETCRHFEMETYTWEVLPDELGKTDVVEQLVKEYDWTFKELGSRGLRS